From the genome of Miscanthus floridulus cultivar M001 chromosome 10, ASM1932011v1, whole genome shotgun sequence, one region includes:
- the LOC136489497 gene encoding disease resistance protein RPV1-like, whose protein sequence is MFKSACLRTYNYAYDDGCSTFTCHSAAGYTIAFCLPRSGLHDSDVTPLVSPPADGQSTSGVSVGCATTPPPPPTVGNGVGSANQARAPFHCGDRRLLVGPGRVLPLARLPATTCWSSASGKVAVYMLVNSSTVKSKNLLRPSFACTPQQRLPELQRGHLHGALQDIAEARRPGVFTGPTTLLNQQVVRYTMHDLVHDMATLTAADELIVFDVAPQRNTRDHKYCRYSLLRKYDRTMKLANMPSKLRALRFSDSAELDIPSGAFSFAKCLGTLDFSECSGIMLPSSIGRLKQLRCLIAPRMKNDSLPECITELSKLQYLNINGSSRITELPRSIGKLGCLKYLCLSSCSDISKLPESFGDLKCMVHLDMSSCSGLTELPDSLGNLRHLQHLELSGCSRVKAVPESLCGLTQLQYLNLSSCACLEGLSRCWGIQRGSLAWLRGLTALQHLHISHSWHRYRSDLFDDFIATLTNLEHLDLSCNFNLAYLPESIGCLKRLHTLDLSYCYNLMFLPKSIRTLGLKSLLLDECSDAVLDQASSLVNFSQLLPFFKVHADGGVNGCSNLHLLEGVNVSELKIRCLENVRSLEEAKKVGLSDKHNLSKLSLAWSTKRAVQILEDQDLLEQPVPPTGLKSMCLRGYSCTSFRGWLMCIYRHLTNLVSIQLCDMSTCSNLPPLGQLPHLRKLWLRKLPGIIRINKESPSFGWRLVTARN, encoded by the exons ATGTTCAAGTCGGCGTGCCTGCGCACGTACAACTACGCCTATGACGACGGCTGCAGCACCTTCACCTGCCACAGTGCCGCCGGCTACACCATCGCCTTCTGCCTCCCTCGCTCCGG GTTGCACGACTCTGATGTCACTCCACTTGTTTCGCCGCCCGCCGATGGGCAAAGCACCAGTGGCGTCAGCGTTGGCTGTGCtaccacgccgccgccaccgcctactGTTGGCAACGGCGTCGGAAGCGCCAACCAGGCGCGCGCCCCGTTCCACTG CGGGGACAGGCGGCTGCTTGTTGGACCTGGACGTGTGCTGCCACTGGCGAGGCTGCCGGCGACGACCTGCTGGTCGTCAGCTTCGGGCAAGGTGGCGGTGTACATGCTGGTGAACTCGTCCACAGTCAAGTCGAAGAACTTGTTGAGGCCGAGCTTTGCTTGCACGCCACAGCAGCGCCTTCCAGAGCTACAAAGAGGGCATCTTCACGGAGCCCTGCAGGACATCGCAGAAGCACGCAGGCCCGGCGTCTTCACTGGCCCTACGAC ACTTCTCAACCAGCAAGTGGTCCGATACACCATGCATGATTTGGTACATGACATGGCGACATTGACTGCGGCAGACGAGTTAATAGTTTTTGATGTTGCACCACAGAGAAATACACGTGACCACAAATATTGTCGTTATTCATTGCTAAGAAAATATGACCGGACAATGAAGTTGGCAAATATGCCTTCAAAGCTGAGGGCACTTCGTTTCTCAGATAGTGCAGAACTGGATATCCCAAGTGGTGCATTTTCATTTGCGAAGTGCCTGGGTACACTGGATTTCAGTGAATGCTCTGGTATAATGTTGCCATCTTCAATTGGCAGACTGAAGCAGCTGAGGTGTCTTATTGCACCAAGAATGAAAAATGATAGTCTGCCAGAGTGTATCACAGAGCTATCAAAACTGCAGTACCTAAACATTAATGGATCTTCTAGAATCACTGAACTACCAAGATCAATTGGCAAGCTTGGGTGTCTGAAATATCTATGTTTGTCCAGTTGTTCTGATATATCAAAACTGCCAGAATCATTTGGTGACTTAAAATGTATGGTGCATCTTGACATGTCAAGTTGTTCTGGGCTAACAGAACTGCCAGACTCTCTTGGTAATCTTAGACATCTGCAGCATCTCGAGTTATCTGGATGTTCCCGTGTGAAAGCTGTACCTGAATCATTGTGTGGCCTGACACAGCTCCAGTATTTGAACTTATCATCATGTGCTTGCCTTGAAGGGCTGTCACGCTGCTGGGGCATTCAGAGAGGGTCACTGGCATGGCTGCGCGGCCTAACCGCACTGCAACACCTGCATATTTCACATTCATGGCATAGGTATCGTAGTGATTTATTTGATGACTTTATTGCTACCCTTACCAATCTGGAGCACCTGGACCTATCATGTAATTTTAATCTTGCATATCTTCCTGAAAGTATTGGTTGCCTCAAAAGATTGCATACACTGGATCTTTCTTATTGTTATAATCTGATGTTCCTACCAAAGAGTATACGTACACTTGGGCTGAAGTCTTTATTGCTGGACGAGTGCTCGGATGCAGTGCTGGATCAGGCCAGTTCACTGGTAAATTTTTCACAACTATTACCATTCTTCAAGGTTCATGCCGATGGTGGTGTCAATGGTTGCAGCAATCTTCATCTGCTCGAGGGTGTCAATGTCAGTGAGTTAAAAATACGTTGTCTTGAAAATGTAAGGTCTCTAGAAGAAGCAAAGAAAGTTGGATTGTCAGATAAACATAATCTCTCGAAGTTATCATTGGCTTGGTCGACTAAGCGTGCGGTTCAAATTTTGGAGGACCAAGATTTGTTGGAACAACCAGTGCCACCAACAGGTTTGAAGAGCATGTGCCTCCGAGGTTACAGCTGTACAAGCTTCCGAGGCTGGCTGATGTGCATCTATCGTCACCTCACAAATCTTGTTTCTATTCAACTGTGCGATATGTCCACATGTAGCAACCTGCCACCACTTGGACAGTTGCCGCACCTAAGAAAGCTGTGGCTCAGGAAGTTGCCTGGCATTATAAGAATCAACAAGGAATCACCAAGCTTCGGCTGGAGATTAGTTACTGCCCGGAACTGA